The following coding sequences are from one Abditibacteriota bacterium window:
- a CDS encoding beta-galactosidase: MKYLFISILLTLAATAALAKSALVLEAWGGDATFTRAAIAAAEMNGYSTESRSISDPGNWSSFDLVIFCDGACLPQSMLTDFWHYLNNDKLAVFFQAPAWERPLVKINGRLTERSEYARRAAMTTPEHPIYDFRNGSCKSWKREAQETNAIMGWREKHDPSCGYYYYEFTADFPGGYDYVHLDVGEGAFREGDSVTVFTARGDSHTSSIAVGWVEEDGSRWKKKTVLDTRPNIFYIEAEDFEYASGNDKRSGTKFDPAGARRFFVGLDGSTNNTYSKHTFDIGAVGTCPSSDNTRAMKPIDNTGMDYMSLGPDNAFFDMHDVASFEAPGVTAKPDMPRSMKSSHMRPSAAGYGKTRDWRWLSWSVCRTADGKWRGNPAAGLVRFDNAQKYSRYAAIAVRDREWYAKPSTHKYIAGIIESMDRGVYIRSAGADRFTYAEGQPVTIGADLRNVSGEERSIAWRITVTDKDTGARLFDRRETCAIGPKGSMDKSFALPMAKWPAAGCRVTVNVSMDDRLIDTVSHDFCLWKPDAAAPFVTAKNGRFYAGDKELKFHGVNYHPTCTTSSWNWALFLEWFGKDFYDPEVIERDLTNMNDLGINAVSVQIFSSFPNPPKYDNVTDFLRRCAEHGIYVNLALVSNPTEPDFRDRYEYWLPIIKELRLPEHRNLIAYDIHWEPTWLDPGYRKQFDGDWQEWLRDRYGSVEAAEKIWGCSITRDSDGNITNPDVPTVHRDSPKRGEALAYRRFLEYECYKKYRLARDLYREADPNHLVSFRMHAAGDVCSWYGLLPYSFYYLGKAVDFFAPEAYAMGTTWDEHIKTGAFTRAIAQMSAPESPMVYAEVGYKTIEGDSPYVTEQGLAKQAQYFADFYRMLIEGGVNGVFWWFWPGGYRVLEASDYGIINPDDSDKPVTRVIREMGPRFLASPSFEPGCYLTVDTSKNVDYTDAMMLYNQVEDRYPALFEAGKKPGLRAEARGTDTRTCDYVSVTNDPFVPGVPNPPKYVDGAFDGVFLRGKRLEKGATVKNGDLLEVTIANLNEATWLDGDGEGSVQLTANGKAYTLPRPVKTGERVTLRVKAESKGSLELRLLAKERCSFGEVFTLTVE; encoded by the coding sequence ATGAAATATCTGTTTATCTCCATTCTGCTGACTCTGGCGGCCACCGCCGCCCTGGCCAAGAGCGCCCTGGTGCTGGAAGCCTGGGGAGGCGACGCCACCTTTACCCGGGCGGCCATAGCCGCGGCGGAAATGAACGGCTACAGCACCGAATCCCGCAGCATCAGCGACCCGGGCAACTGGTCCTCCTTTGACCTGGTGATATTCTGCGACGGAGCCTGTCTGCCCCAGAGCATGCTGACTGACTTCTGGCACTATCTCAACAACGACAAGCTGGCGGTGTTTTTTCAGGCCCCTGCCTGGGAGCGTCCTCTGGTGAAGATCAACGGCAGGCTGACGGAGCGCAGCGAATACGCCCGCCGGGCCGCCATGACCACGCCCGAGCACCCCATCTACGACTTCCGCAACGGCTCCTGCAAGAGCTGGAAAAGAGAGGCTCAGGAGACCAACGCCATCATGGGCTGGCGCGAAAAGCACGACCCCTCCTGCGGCTATTATTACTACGAGTTCACCGCAGACTTTCCCGGCGGCTATGACTACGTGCATCTGGACGTGGGCGAAGGCGCCTTTAGGGAAGGCGACTCGGTCACTGTGTTTACAGCCCGGGGCGACAGCCACACCAGCTCCATAGCAGTGGGCTGGGTGGAAGAAGACGGCTCCCGCTGGAAGAAAAAGACTGTGCTGGACACCCGGCCCAATATCTTTTACATAGAGGCGGAGGACTTTGAATACGCCAGCGGCAACGACAAGCGCAGCGGCACCAAATTCGACCCCGCCGGAGCCCGCCGGTTCTTCGTGGGGCTGGACGGCTCCACCAACAACACCTACAGCAAGCACACCTTTGACATAGGGGCCGTGGGCACCTGCCCTTCCTCGGACAACACCCGGGCCATGAAGCCCATCGACAACACGGGCATGGACTACATGTCTCTGGGCCCGGACAACGCCTTTTTTGACATGCACGACGTGGCCTCCTTTGAGGCTCCGGGAGTGACGGCCAAGCCGGATATGCCCCGCAGCATGAAGTCCTCCCACATGAGACCCTCGGCGGCAGGCTACGGCAAGACGAGAGACTGGCGCTGGCTCAGCTGGTCCGTGTGCAGGACGGCAGACGGCAAATGGCGGGGCAACCCGGCCGCGGGACTGGTGAGATTTGACAACGCCCAAAAATACAGCCGCTACGCCGCCATAGCCGTCCGGGACAGGGAGTGGTACGCCAAGCCCTCCACCCACAAATACATAGCCGGGATCATAGAGAGCATGGACAGAGGCGTGTATATCCGGTCGGCGGGAGCGGACCGCTTTACCTACGCGGAGGGTCAGCCCGTCACCATAGGCGCGGACCTGAGAAACGTGTCCGGCGAAGAGCGGAGCATCGCCTGGAGGATCACAGTCACGGACAAGGACACGGGCGCCAGGCTCTTTGACAGGAGAGAGACCTGCGCCATCGGCCCCAAGGGCAGCATGGACAAGTCCTTTGCCCTGCCCATGGCAAAATGGCCGGCGGCGGGCTGCAGGGTGACCGTGAACGTAAGCATGGACGACCGGCTCATAGACACCGTGAGCCATGACTTTTGCCTGTGGAAGCCCGACGCCGCCGCGCCCTTCGTCACTGCGAAAAACGGCCGGTTTTACGCGGGGGACAAAGAGCTGAAGTTCCACGGCGTCAACTACCACCCCACCTGCACCACCTCCAGCTGGAACTGGGCCCTGTTTCTGGAATGGTTCGGCAAGGACTTTTATGATCCGGAGGTCATAGAGCGGGATCTGACCAACATGAACGATCTCGGCATCAACGCCGTCAGCGTGCAGATATTCAGCTCTTTTCCCAATCCTCCCAAATACGACAACGTGACGGACTTTCTCCGCAGGTGCGCGGAGCACGGCATTTACGTGAATCTGGCCCTGGTGTCAAACCCCACGGAGCCGGACTTCAGGGACAGATACGAATACTGGCTGCCCATCATAAAGGAGCTGAGACTGCCGGAGCACAGGAACCTCATAGCCTACGACATCCACTGGGAGCCCACCTGGCTGGACCCGGGCTACAGAAAGCAGTTTGACGGAGACTGGCAGGAGTGGCTGCGTGACCGCTACGGCTCTGTGGAAGCCGCGGAAAAGATATGGGGCTGCTCCATCACCCGGGACAGCGACGGCAATATCACCAATCCCGACGTGCCCACGGTGCACAGAGACTCCCCCAAGAGGGGCGAGGCCCTGGCCTACAGGCGCTTTTTGGAATACGAGTGCTACAAAAAATACCGGCTGGCCCGGGACCTCTACAGGGAAGCGGACCCCAACCACCTGGTGTCCTTCAGGATGCACGCAGCGGGAGACGTCTGCTCCTGGTACGGACTGCTGCCCTACAGCTTTTACTATCTGGGCAAGGCGGTGGATTTCTTTGCTCCCGAAGCCTACGCTATGGGCACCACCTGGGACGAACATATCAAGACCGGCGCCTTCACCAGAGCCATAGCCCAAATGTCCGCGCCGGAGTCTCCCATGGTGTATGCCGAGGTGGGCTACAAGACCATCGAGGGCGACAGCCCCTACGTCACGGAGCAGGGACTGGCCAAGCAGGCTCAGTACTTCGCCGACTTTTACAGGATGCTCATAGAGGGCGGAGTCAACGGAGTCTTCTGGTGGTTCTGGCCCGGGGGCTACAGAGTGCTGGAGGCGAGCGACTACGGCATCATCAATCCGGACGATTCGGACAAGCCCGTCACCAGGGTGATCAGGGAGATGGGCCCCAGGTTCCTCGCGAGCCCCTCCTTTGAGCCCGGCTGCTATCTGACGGTGGACACCTCCAAAAACGTGGACTACACCGACGCCATGATGCTCTACAATCAGGTGGAGGACAGATACCCCGCCCTGTTTGAGGCAGGCAAAAAGCCCGGACTGAGAGCCGAAGCCCGGGGGACGGACACCCGGACCTGCGACTACGTGTCCGTCACCAACGACCCCTTTGTCCCGGGAGTCCCGAATCCTCCCAAATACGTGGACGGCGCCTTTGACGGCGTGTTTCTGAGGGGCAAGAGGCTGGAAAAGGGCGCCACTGTGAAGAATGGCGACCTGCTGGAGGTCACTATCGCCAACCTGAACGAAGCCACATGGCTGGACGGAGACGGAGAAGGCTCCGTGCAGCTGACGGCCAACGGCAAGGCCTATACCCTGCCCCGGCCGGTGAAAACCGGAGAGAGGGTCACCCTCAGGGTAAAGGCAGAGAGCAAGGGCAGTCTGGAGCTGAGGCTCCTGGCCAAAGAGCGCTGCTCCTTCGGAGAAGTATTCACCCTCACGGTGGAGTGA
- the rfaE2 gene encoding D-glycero-beta-D-manno-heptose 1-phosphate adenylyltransferase: MTKEELQQMQRYFTREKKVLTREELAEKLAARGDKKVVFTNGCFDVLHIGHLRCLQAARSLGDMLVIGLNTDESVRALKGPSRPLNNQASRAEMLSGFDCVDYVVLFGEATASETIELLKPDVYCKGGDYDAEKIPETPIVRSYGGRVVIIPLEVTEADDWSTTAIINKARKGCG; encoded by the coding sequence ATGACCAAAGAAGAGCTGCAGCAGATGCAGCGGTATTTTACCCGTGAAAAAAAGGTGCTGACGAGAGAAGAGCTGGCCGAAAAGCTGGCCGCGAGAGGAGACAAAAAGGTGGTCTTTACCAACGGCTGCTTTGACGTGCTCCACATAGGACATCTCCGGTGCCTTCAGGCTGCCCGCAGTCTGGGCGATATGCTGGTGATAGGCCTCAACACGGACGAATCCGTCCGGGCCCTCAAGGGCCCCTCCAGGCCTCTCAACAATCAGGCCTCCCGGGCGGAGATGCTGTCCGGCTTTGACTGCGTGGACTACGTGGTGCTCTTCGGCGAAGCCACCGCTTCCGAGACCATAGAGCTGCTGAAGCCGGACGTGTATTGCAAGGGAGGCGATTACGACGCCGAAAAGATACCCGAGACCCCCATCGTCCGCAGCTACGGAGGCCGGGTGGTGATCATCCCTCTGGAGGTGACGGAGGCGGACGACTGGTCCACCACCGCCATCATCAATAAAGCCCGCAAGGGCTGCGGCTAA
- a CDS encoding threonylcarbamoyl-AMP synthase, translating to MIYIDVTAATPAGVEAAARETARVLSEGRTAVFPTETVYGIGCLMSRPEAAERIYDLKQRDRSKPLPVMVDSVARIELAAESHPALAALEGIYMPGPLTVILPKKPSVPDIVCAGGDTVALRIPDHPFLQTLLGILGEPICATSANVSGRPAPSACDRLDPEIREGADIVINMGPSEIGSASVILDLTGGEPRILREGTISREALIHTLQRIQS from the coding sequence ATGATATACATAGACGTCACTGCAGCCACCCCTGCGGGGGTCGAGGCTGCGGCCCGGGAGACCGCCCGGGTCCTCTCCGAGGGCAGGACAGCCGTATTTCCCACAGAGACCGTGTACGGCATAGGCTGCCTGATGAGCCGCCCGGAGGCCGCGGAACGCATATACGACCTGAAGCAGAGAGACCGATCCAAGCCTCTGCCGGTGATGGTGGACTCTGTGGCCCGTATAGAGCTGGCGGCGGAGAGCCATCCCGCTCTGGCGGCCCTGGAGGGCATATATATGCCCGGCCCCCTCACGGTCATACTCCCCAAAAAGCCCTCCGTGCCGGACATAGTCTGCGCCGGAGGCGACACGGTGGCCCTGCGAATACCGGACCATCCCTTCCTGCAGACCCTGCTCGGGATATTGGGGGAGCCTATCTGCGCCACCAGCGCCAACGTGTCCGGGCGGCCGGCTCCGTCAGCCTGCGACAGGCTGGACCCGGAGATCAGGGAAGGGGCGGACATAGTCATAAATATGGGACCGTCGGAGATAGGCTCCGCATCGGTGATACTGGACCTGACGGGCGGGGAGCCCCGCATACTCAGAGAAGGGACCATCAGCCGAGAGGCTTTGATACACACTTTACAGAGGATACAGTCATGA
- the prmC gene encoding peptide chain release factor N(5)-glutamine methyltransferase, with translation MTCGQALGYARERLSHLDSPSLEAECLLAHATGMSRLEMLVHPDKLLSPDEESRYADCVSQRAAGRPLAYITGSKEFLDFSLLTAPGALIPRQETELLCERAAARLGAGARVCDMGTGSGAVAAGIASLVTDCHITACDVSEEALALARRNLARLGLTDRTETLLTDWFEGLSGRLFDAIVSNPPYIPTAVIDTLEPCVRDFEPRLALDGGPDGLAAYRVLFTRGKEHLAPGGFIACEIGSDQGEAVCAIARSQGFLPELGKDYAGLDRTVIAGKKDT, from the coding sequence ATGACCTGCGGTCAGGCTCTCGGATACGCCAGGGAGAGACTCTCTCACCTGGACAGCCCCTCTCTCGAGGCTGAGTGCCTGCTGGCCCACGCCACGGGCATGAGCCGGCTGGAAATGCTGGTCCACCCCGACAAGCTGCTGTCTCCCGATGAGGAGAGCCGCTACGCCGACTGCGTGTCCCAAAGAGCCGCCGGGAGGCCTCTGGCCTACATCACCGGCTCCAAAGAGTTTTTGGACTTCTCCCTGCTGACGGCGCCGGGAGCCCTTATCCCCAGACAGGAGACAGAGCTCCTGTGCGAGAGAGCCGCCGCCCGGCTGGGCGCCGGCGCCCGGGTGTGCGATATGGGCACCGGCTCGGGAGCGGTGGCGGCGGGCATTGCGTCCCTGGTGACGGACTGCCATATCACTGCCTGCGACGTGTCGGAGGAGGCTCTCGCCCTGGCCCGGCGGAACCTGGCCCGGCTGGGGCTGACAGACAGGACGGAGACCCTGCTCACCGACTGGTTCGAAGGTCTGTCCGGGCGCCTGTTCGACGCCATAGTATCCAATCCGCCCTACATTCCCACCGCCGTCATAGACACTCTGGAGCCCTGCGTCCGGGACTTTGAGCCCCGGCTGGCTCTGGACGGAGGTCCCGACGGGCTGGCGGCCTACAGGGTCCTCTTTACCCGGGGAAAGGAGCATCTCGCTCCCGGAGGCTTCATAGCCTGCGAGATAGGCAGCGACCAGGGAGAGGCGGTGTGCGCCATAGCCCGCTCACAGGGCTTTCTGCCGGAGCTCGGCAAAGACTACGCAGGCCTTGACAGGACAGTCATAGCCGGAAAGAAGGATACATGA
- a CDS encoding HAD family phosphatase — translation MIKNFIFDFGNVLFEFDPSKMVIPYVTDPSKREEVAAAVGSREYWKELDMGTMRDAEVIEALKKRFEGELAEQAVLSFANWRDNAAEIPGTRALIGRLRERGARIFLLSNISIDFALHYPETPRIASLLDTFDGLVFSGPIHMVKPNADIYMHLLNKYSLQPEECLFTDDLAMNTEGAEACGIHGHVFTGADELTSYIDTLS, via the coding sequence GTGATAAAAAACTTCATATTTGATTTTGGCAACGTGCTCTTTGAGTTTGACCCCTCCAAGATGGTGATCCCCTACGTCACCGACCCTTCCAAAAGGGAGGAAGTGGCCGCTGCCGTAGGCTCCCGGGAATACTGGAAGGAGCTGGATATGGGCACCATGAGGGACGCCGAGGTGATAGAAGCCCTGAAAAAGAGATTTGAAGGCGAGCTGGCAGAGCAGGCGGTCCTGTCCTTTGCCAACTGGCGGGACAACGCCGCTGAGATACCCGGCACCCGGGCGCTCATAGGCAGACTGAGGGAGCGGGGCGCCCGCATATTCCTCCTGTCCAACATCAGCATAGACTTTGCCCTGCATTATCCCGAGACCCCCCGCATAGCCTCGCTGCTGGACACCTTTGACGGCCTGGTGTTTTCCGGCCCCATACATATGGTGAAGCCCAACGCGGACATATACATGCACCTGCTGAACAAATACTCCCTGCAGCCGGAGGAATGCCTGTTCACCGACGACCTGGCCATGAACACGGAGGGAGCGGAGGCCTGCGGCATCCATGGCCACGTGTTCACCGGCGCCGACGAGCTGACAAGCTATATCGACACTCTCTCATGA
- a CDS encoding phosphoglycerate dehydrogenase, giving the protein MPKVLVSDKLAKEGIAILEKVSDVDVNTGLSEDELCAIIGNYDGLVIRSGTTVTAKVLEHASRLKIIGRAGVGVDNVDVPVASSKGIIVCNSPGGNTLAAAELSVAMLMALCRNIPQAVISMKNKEWKRSLYKGIELYGKTIAILGLGKIGQTVAKRCQAFHMKVIAYDPFLPAEVAQNMGVELMELDECLAQADFISLHLPKNKDTLGLINKDKFAVMKDGVKIVNCARGGIIDDNDLIAALKSGKVSGAALDVYVSEPPDFSCELFEMDNVITTPHLGASTEEAQVGVAVDVAEQIACVFGGGTARSAVNMPSIPADVMESIAPYMDLAGKLAAFAGGLASQAADTLEIVYAGKIAAASNTEYIKRSAIVGLLSSALGNSVNMINANDVAKERGLKIIETKNENSGDYSSLITVKAGGVVISGTVFDGSLGRITGLNGYKLDASCEGINLVIMHSDKPGVIGNIGSVLGNADINIAGMHVGRNSKGCEACMLLTIDSEADQAAIDALTALDSVISVSQIHIA; this is encoded by the coding sequence ATGCCAAAGGTACTTGTAAGCGACAAATTGGCAAAGGAAGGCATCGCTATACTGGAAAAGGTCAGCGATGTGGACGTGAACACCGGGCTCAGCGAGGATGAGCTGTGCGCTATCATAGGCAACTATGACGGTCTGGTCATACGCTCCGGTACCACGGTGACGGCAAAGGTATTGGAGCACGCCTCCAGACTGAAGATCATAGGCCGCGCCGGCGTGGGAGTTGACAACGTGGACGTTCCCGTTGCCAGCTCAAAGGGCATCATCGTGTGCAATTCCCCCGGAGGCAACACTCTGGCAGCCGCCGAGCTGTCTGTGGCCATGCTGATGGCTCTGTGCCGCAACATTCCTCAGGCTGTCATATCCATGAAAAACAAGGAGTGGAAGCGCTCTCTCTACAAGGGCATCGAGCTCTACGGCAAGACCATAGCCATACTGGGTCTGGGCAAGATAGGGCAGACCGTGGCCAAGCGCTGCCAGGCCTTTCACATGAAGGTGATAGCCTACGATCCCTTCCTGCCTGCCGAAGTGGCTCAGAATATGGGCGTAGAGCTCATGGAGCTGGACGAGTGCCTGGCTCAGGCGGACTTTATCAGCCTGCACCTGCCCAAGAACAAGGACACTCTCGGCCTCATCAACAAGGACAAGTTTGCCGTGATGAAGGACGGAGTCAAGATAGTCAACTGCGCCCGCGGCGGCATCATAGACGACAACGATCTGATCGCTGCCCTCAAGAGCGGCAAGGTGTCCGGAGCGGCTCTGGACGTATACGTCAGCGAGCCCCCCGATTTTTCCTGCGAGCTCTTTGAGATGGACAACGTGATCACCACTCCTCACCTGGGCGCCTCCACCGAAGAGGCTCAGGTGGGCGTAGCCGTGGACGTGGCCGAGCAGATAGCCTGCGTGTTCGGTGGAGGCACTGCCCGCAGCGCCGTGAATATGCCCTCCATCCCCGCAGACGTGATGGAAAGCATCGCTCCCTATATGGACCTGGCGGGCAAGCTGGCGGCCTTTGCCGGCGGTCTGGCCTCTCAGGCGGCGGACACTCTGGAGATAGTTTACGCCGGCAAGATAGCGGCGGCCTCCAACACCGAGTACATCAAGCGCAGCGCCATAGTGGGACTGCTGTCCTCTGCTCTGGGCAACAGCGTGAACATGATCAACGCCAACGACGTGGCCAAAGAAAGAGGCCTGAAGATCATCGAGACCAAGAACGAGAACAGCGGCGACTATTCGTCTCTCATCACCGTCAAGGCCGGCGGGGTCGTGATCAGCGGCACCGTGTTTGACGGCTCTCTGGGCCGCATCACCGGCCTGAACGGCTACAAGCTGGACGCCTCCTGCGAGGGCATCAACCTGGTGATCATGCACAGCGACAAGCCCGGCGTCATCGGCAATATAGGCTCCGTGCTGGGCAACGCCGACATCAATATAGCCGGCATGCACGTGGGCCGCAACAGCAAGGGCTGCGAAGCCTGCATGCTGCTGACCATCGACAGCGAGGCGGATCAGGCGGCCATAGACGCCCTGACCGCTCTGGACAGCGTGATCTCGGTAAGCCAGATCCACATCGCATAG
- the gyrA gene encoding DNA gyrase subunit A, translated as MDYAMSVIISRALPDVRDGLKPVQRRILAAMNDLNLVPSSPHRKSAKIAGDTSGNYHPHGEAIIYPTMVRMAQVFNARYPLIDAQGNMGSIDGDPPAAMRYTEMRMSKYAVEMLQDLDKDTVEWDANYDQSRKEPLILPAKLPNLLANGSSGIAVGMATNIPPHNLGELCDGLIYLIDNPGCEVKDIMQFIKGPDFPTYGLIRGSRGIRQAYETGRGTVVMEAKADIEELPNGRQAIIVTELPYQVNKTALIEKIARLVKDKRLEGISDIPDYSGRNGMRIQIELKKDAHPRHILNYLFKHTELRKTFGVNMLALVNGAPNILNLKQIMSYYLEHRYDVVVRRTKYELRLALRRAHIVEGLLVAIDNIDDVVSIIRNASSAAAARDELMTRYGLTWQQATAILDMQLRQLAGLERGKLEEENIRLLKNIAAMEDLLSEDSKIFGLIKDELRQVKAKDGDERRTRIIGEVTEAEADLIPNEHNIFTITKAGYVKRMDPAEFHAQTRGGAGIKGFVTKEGDYLTNIFLANTRSVLLFFTDKGKVYKLKGFDIPEGSRYAQGSAIINLINIEQGETVVANLVLDSEDQPGFMVMATEKGEVKRTSMDNFRHIRANGLKVFEVEEGDTLHWVQVSNGDQDIILVTERGMSIRFAETDIRASGRTSGGVRGIRLAEDDKVVGMTLSRENGKLFCVTENGLGKKTGLDEYRIQYRGGKGIKTLKETEKTGRVISAVAVNDADSLIVVASDRRVIRFELSDVRETGRATQGVKVIRQSTKKTEGEEPATVISIERIPGEEELQRAIEEAGSLYKDPGAGSSGDPDEEGLPEEEGYEDASGEDQAGDALSEEE; from the coding sequence ATGGATTACGCCATGAGCGTCATCATATCCAGAGCCCTTCCCGACGTCCGGGACGGCCTGAAGCCGGTGCAGAGAAGAATACTCGCCGCTATGAACGACCTGAACCTCGTTCCCTCCAGCCCTCACAGAAAGTCGGCCAAGATAGCCGGCGACACCTCGGGTAACTACCATCCCCACGGCGAGGCCATCATCTATCCTACCATGGTGCGCATGGCCCAGGTGTTCAACGCCCGCTATCCGCTGATAGACGCTCAGGGAAACATGGGCTCCATAGACGGCGACCCACCCGCAGCTATGCGTTATACGGAAATGCGTATGTCCAAATACGCAGTGGAGATGCTGCAGGACCTGGACAAGGACACGGTGGAATGGGACGCCAACTATGACCAGTCCCGCAAGGAGCCTCTCATACTCCCCGCCAAGCTGCCCAACCTGCTGGCCAACGGTTCCTCCGGCATTGCCGTGGGTATGGCCACCAACATACCGCCCCACAACTTAGGGGAGCTGTGCGACGGTCTCATATACCTCATAGACAATCCCGGCTGCGAGGTAAAGGACATCATGCAGTTCATCAAGGGCCCGGACTTCCCCACCTACGGTCTCATCAGAGGCTCCCGGGGCATCCGGCAGGCCTACGAGACAGGCCGCGGCACCGTGGTCATGGAGGCCAAGGCGGACATAGAGGAGCTGCCCAACGGCCGGCAGGCCATCATAGTCACCGAGCTGCCCTATCAGGTGAACAAGACCGCCCTCATAGAAAAGATAGCCCGTCTGGTGAAGGACAAGCGTCTGGAGGGCATATCGGACATACCCGACTACTCCGGCCGCAACGGTATGCGCATACAGATAGAGCTGAAAAAGGACGCCCATCCCAGACACATACTGAACTATCTCTTCAAGCACACTGAGCTGAGGAAGACCTTCGGAGTGAATATGCTGGCCCTGGTGAACGGCGCGCCCAACATACTCAATCTGAAGCAGATCATGAGCTACTATCTGGAGCACCGTTACGACGTGGTGGTGCGCCGCACCAAATACGAGCTGAGGCTGGCTTTGAGGCGCGCCCATATAGTGGAGGGTCTGCTCGTCGCCATAGACAACATCGACGACGTGGTGTCCATCATCCGCAACGCCTCCAGCGCCGCAGCGGCCAGAGACGAGCTGATGACCCGCTACGGGCTCACCTGGCAGCAGGCTACCGCCATTCTGGACATGCAGCTGAGACAGCTGGCCGGTCTGGAAAGAGGCAAGCTGGAAGAGGAAAATATCCGCCTGCTGAAGAACATCGCTGCCATGGAAGACCTGCTGAGCGAGGACAGCAAGATATTTGGCCTCATCAAGGACGAACTGAGGCAGGTGAAGGCCAAGGACGGAGACGAGAGACGCACCCGCATCATCGGCGAGGTGACGGAGGCCGAGGCCGACCTGATACCCAACGAGCACAACATATTCACCATCACCAAGGCCGGCTACGTAAAACGTATGGATCCGGCGGAGTTTCACGCTCAGACCAGGGGCGGCGCAGGCATCAAGGGCTTTGTCACCAAGGAGGGAGACTATCTCACCAACATATTCCTGGCCAATACCCGCAGCGTGCTGCTGTTCTTTACGGACAAGGGCAAGGTGTACAAGCTGAAGGGCTTTGACATCCCGGAGGGCTCCCGCTACGCCCAGGGGTCGGCCATCATCAACCTGATCAACATAGAGCAGGGCGAGACCGTGGTGGCCAATCTGGTGCTGGACAGCGAGGACCAGCCCGGCTTTATGGTGATGGCCACCGAAAAGGGCGAGGTGAAGCGCACCAGCATGGACAACTTCCGCCATATCAGGGCCAACGGCCTGAAGGTATTTGAGGTGGAGGAGGGCGACACTCTCCACTGGGTGCAGGTGTCCAACGGCGATCAGGATATCATACTGGTGACCGAGAGAGGCATGTCCATACGCTTTGCGGAGACGGACATCAGAGCCTCAGGCAGGACCTCCGGCGGCGTGAGAGGCATCAGGCTGGCCGAGGATGACAAGGTGGTGGGCATGACTCTGTCCAGAGAAAACGGCAAGCTGTTCTGCGTCACCGAAAACGGCCTGGGCAAGAAGACCGGCCTGGACGAATACAGGATACAATACAGAGGCGGCAAGGGTATCAAGACCCTGAAGGAGACCGAAAAGACCGGCCGGGTCATCAGCGCCGTGGCCGTGAACGACGCCGACAGCCTGATAGTGGTGGCCAGCGACAGGCGGGTCATCAGATTTGAGCTGTCTGACGTGAGAGAGACCGGCAGGGCCACTCAGGGAGTGAAGGTGATCAGACAGTCCACCAAGAAGACCGAGGGCGAAGAGCCCGCAACGGTGATCTCCATAGAGAGGATACCCGGCGAAGAAGAGCTGCAGAGAGCCATAGAGGAAGCGGGCTCTCTCTACAAGGACCCCGGCGCCGGCAGCTCCGGCGACCCTGACGAAGAGGGCTTGCCGGAAGAAGAAGGCTACGAGGACGCCTCGGGAGAGGACCAAGCCGGGGACGCTTTGTCAGAGGAAGAATGA